A genomic segment from Aridibaculum aurantiacum encodes:
- a CDS encoding TonB-dependent receptor, whose amino-acid sequence MAKCYTTFFILLSLLFTGALKAQNVINGQVWLAPNEPAEGALVTVKDAGYSCMTDRGGNFKLVTPSASATLIITHIGYVPAEYTATAQGDNKVSLAKGVYQLEDVILSSDINYKYFHTISKVDLNIRPVRSSQELLRTVPGLFIAQHAGGGKAEQIFLRGFDIDHGTDVQVSVDGLPVNMVSHGHGQGYADLHFLIPELVKTIDYGKGPYYTEHGNLNTAGYVSFQTIDQLENNRFQVEGGQFNHLRALAMVNILPKENAKRSAFVASEFMHFDGPFQSGQNFNRFNLFGKYIEHISTNTKLTFLASAFSSKWDASGQVPQRAIDQKIIDRFGAIDNTEGGITGRYNASVQLSSFLKNGNSIESQLYYSRYYFQLYSNFTFFLRDSINGDQIKQSDERDIIGFNTKYHIPFTIGNTKLKTTVGASIRYDKTYDTELSYTRQRSFLEHAKLGDITESNAAIFIDQKIQYNQWLVNIGSRLDYLHFNYLDKLSANADAPQNKSIVSPKINVQYTFNKKFQAFVKAGKGFHSNDTRVVVANQGRQILPPAYGADLGFNFHPNKKLVLNAAVWYLFLQQEFVYVGDEGIIEPSGRSRRVGLDLSGRYQMTKYLFADANINIAGARLIDEEKGEDKIPLAPTFTSTGGITYANKTGWNGSIRYRYIKDRAANETNTVIAKGYSLLDGIINYTHRKYEVGLAVENVLNASWNEAQFDTESRLMNEPSAISELHFTPGTPFFAKIKLAIML is encoded by the coding sequence ATGGCCAAATGCTACACTACATTTTTTATTCTATTATCACTCCTGTTCACGGGTGCATTAAAAGCACAGAATGTGATAAACGGGCAAGTGTGGCTGGCACCTAATGAGCCTGCAGAAGGAGCCCTTGTAACAGTAAAAGATGCAGGCTATTCTTGCATGACAGATAGAGGTGGAAACTTTAAACTAGTGACACCATCTGCTTCGGCTACATTGATCATAACGCATATTGGCTATGTGCCTGCTGAATATACAGCTACGGCGCAAGGAGATAATAAAGTTTCGCTTGCAAAAGGTGTTTATCAACTGGAAGATGTAATACTTAGCAGCGATATTAATTACAAATACTTCCACACCATTTCTAAGGTGGACCTCAATATTCGGCCGGTGCGTTCCTCGCAGGAATTGCTTCGAACGGTACCCGGTTTATTTATAGCGCAACATGCTGGTGGTGGCAAAGCTGAGCAAATTTTTTTAAGAGGCTTCGACATTGATCATGGAACCGATGTGCAGGTTTCCGTTGATGGGCTACCTGTGAATATGGTTTCCCATGGTCATGGACAAGGATATGCAGACCTGCACTTCCTGATACCGGAATTAGTGAAAACAATTGATTATGGTAAAGGCCCTTATTATACCGAACATGGAAATCTTAATACGGCAGGATATGTTTCATTCCAAACAATTGATCAGTTGGAGAATAACCGCTTCCAGGTAGAAGGTGGACAGTTCAATCATTTACGTGCATTGGCAATGGTAAATATTTTACCAAAAGAAAATGCAAAGCGATCAGCCTTTGTTGCATCAGAATTTATGCACTTTGACGGGCCATTTCAATCTGGCCAGAATTTCAACCGATTTAATTTGTTCGGGAAATATATTGAGCACATCTCAACTAATACAAAACTTACTTTTTTAGCTTCTGCCTTCAGTAGTAAATGGGATGCATCGGGGCAGGTGCCGCAGCGTGCAATAGATCAAAAAATAATTGATCGTTTTGGTGCAATAGATAATACAGAAGGGGGCATCACTGGTCGCTACAATGCAAGTGTTCAATTATCCTCTTTTCTAAAAAATGGGAATAGCATAGAGAGCCAGTTATATTATTCTCGTTATTATTTCCAGCTGTATTCCAATTTCACATTTTTCTTACGCGACAGTATAAATGGCGACCAAATAAAGCAAAGTGATGAGCGTGATATAATTGGCTTCAATACAAAATATCATATTCCATTTACCATTGGAAATACAAAATTAAAAACAACTGTTGGAGCTTCTATTCGTTACGATAAAACCTACGATACCGAATTATCTTATACACGTCAAAGGAGCTTTTTAGAACATGCAAAACTGGGAGATATAACAGAAAGTAATGCCGCCATATTCATTGATCAAAAAATACAGTACAATCAATGGCTGGTGAATATTGGTTCACGGCTAGATTACCTGCATTTTAATTACCTGGATAAATTATCAGCAAATGCTGATGCACCACAAAACAAATCTATTGTCAGTCCTAAAATAAATGTTCAATATACATTCAATAAAAAGTTTCAAGCTTTTGTAAAAGCAGGAAAAGGATTTCATTCAAATGATACAAGAGTAGTAGTAGCCAACCAGGGAAGGCAAATACTGCCACCTGCTTATGGTGCTGATCTAGGATTTAATTTTCACCCAAATAAAAAGCTCGTATTAAATGCTGCCGTTTGGTATTTATTTCTGCAGCAGGAATTTGTATATGTAGGAGATGAAGGAATTATAGAGCCCAGTGGAAGATCTCGACGTGTTGGGTTAGATCTTTCTGGCAGGTATCAAATGACAAAATATTTATTTGCTGATGCTAATATTAATATAGCGGGTGCTCGATTGATTGATGAAGAAAAAGGTGAAGATAAAATTCCACTGGCACCAACATTTACCAGCACCGGCGGAATTACTTACGCAAACAAAACAGGCTGGAATGGAAGTATACGCTACCGATATATAAAAGATAGAGCAGCTAACGAAACAAATACTGTTATAGCAAAAGGATATTCTTTACTGGATGGAATAATTAATTATACGCACAGGAAATATGAAGTTGGATTGGCAGTAGAAAATGTTTTAAATGCCTCTTGGAACGAAGCACAGTTTGACACAGAATCCCGGTTGATGAATGAACCATCAGCTATATCCGAATTACACTTTACACCGGGAACACCATTTTTTGCAAAGATTAAATTAGCTATTATGCTGTAA
- a CDS encoding DUF4331 domain-containing protein produces MRKKIVLLNGWKLCLSFTFILLSFQVFASSHREAPLISNDPLADNTDVYAFRSPDDTNTVTIIANFIPFQLPEGGPNYYDFGKNIRYEIHIKNRTTTVGDDITYRFTFSLFNEDTTTFFNIRLGKENLKQRFTLEKSTNGGMSFTTILTNGIVPPYNIGPRSIDSAGIGLGMSYAAIMQNAINNNVATTGERAYCGPVDDPFFVDLAGAFDVGNFRPEGNMTNPPKDGLARFNVHTIAIKVPISMLQKDGKNTSQATSILDGDFVVGIWASASRQQIRTLQDTSRNYTGDWVQVSRLGMPLTNEVVIPIGDKNKWNTISSNSPKDSLFDKYLKNPELALYMDDSQFGQAVPAWYNLRIQKNSLGMFDFRNGKKGLFPLKGSTAVQNTALAENAFGGYLLPDSMSPRAVDLLPIFKTGVPNLRPYQLATGKGGDPLAAGKPFINNFLPTFGDMLRLNMAVPVTPRNDPDFSSLGLVKAAVLGLTDSRFNQNASLQFIPNMDGFPNGRRLEDDVTTIEMQAVSGVVLAAIGLWYDDYNGTGSPVTPQLGKVLSFTAGPTKNDTTFRASFPYVQTPWRGFDYTRKERF; encoded by the coding sequence ATGAGAAAAAAAATTGTACTCCTAAATGGATGGAAGCTCTGCCTAAGCTTTACATTCATTTTGTTGTCGTTCCAGGTATTTGCCTCTTCGCATCGCGAAGCGCCATTAATATCTAACGATCCATTGGCTGATAATACAGATGTGTATGCATTCAGAAGTCCTGATGATACAAACACTGTTACTATCATAGCCAATTTTATTCCTTTCCAATTGCCAGAGGGAGGACCTAATTATTATGACTTTGGCAAAAACATCCGCTATGAAATACACATTAAAAACCGAACAACTACCGTAGGTGATGACATCACTTACAGGTTTACTTTTTCGCTATTCAATGAAGACACTACGACGTTCTTCAATATTCGACTGGGCAAGGAAAACCTGAAGCAACGTTTTACGCTGGAAAAGAGCACCAATGGCGGAATGAGTTTCACAACCATTCTTACCAATGGCATTGTTCCTCCTTATAACATTGGGCCTCGTTCTATTGACAGTGCAGGTATAGGATTGGGAATGAGCTATGCAGCCATCATGCAGAATGCCATCAACAACAATGTGGCTACTACTGGCGAAAGAGCCTATTGTGGTCCTGTAGACGATCCTTTCTTTGTAGATCTTGCGGGTGCATTCGATGTAGGCAACTTCAGGCCCGAAGGCAATATGACCAACCCGCCTAAAGATGGTTTGGCTAGGTTCAATGTGCACACAATAGCTATCAAAGTTCCAATCAGCATGTTGCAGAAAGATGGCAAGAACACTTCGCAAGCCACCAGCATTTTAGATGGTGATTTTGTGGTGGGTATTTGGGCAAGTGCCAGTCGCCAGCAAATACGCACACTGCAGGATACTTCAAGAAACTACACCGGTGATTGGGTACAGGTATCGCGCCTGGGCATGCCATTGACCAACGAAGTGGTTATACCTATTGGTGATAAGAACAAGTGGAATACCATAAGCAGCAACTCGCCTAAAGATTCATTGTTTGATAAATACCTGAAGAATCCAGAGCTCGCTCTTTACATGGATGATTCGCAGTTTGGCCAGGCTGTTCCGGCATGGTATAACCTGCGTATCCAAAAGAACTCTCTTGGCATGTTTGATTTCAGAAACGGTAAAAAAGGATTGTTTCCTTTAAAGGGTTCTACTGCTGTTCAAAATACTGCACTTGCTGAAAATGCTTTCGGTGGTTACCTGCTGCCTGATAGCATGAGCCCACGTGCAGTTGACCTGCTTCCCATTTTCAAAACAGGTGTTCCTAACCTTCGTCCTTACCAATTAGCTACGGGTAAAGGTGGTGATCCTTTAGCTGCAGGTAAGCCCTTCATCAACAATTTTCTTCCAACTTTTGGTGACATGTTACGGCTGAATATGGCAGTACCCGTTACACCACGTAACGATCCAGACTTCAGTTCACTGGGTTTGGTAAAAGCTGCAGTGCTTGGTCTTACAGACAGTCGTTTCAATCAAAATGCTTCGTTACAATTCATTCCTAATATGGATGGTTTTCCTAACGGGCGCAGGCTGGAAGATGACGTAACCACCATAGAAATGCAGGCTGTATCGGGTGTGGTGCTTGCTGCCATTGGTTTGTGGTACGACGACTATAATGGAACCGGTAGTCCTGTAACGCCGCAGTTAGGAAAAGTACTTTCATTTACTGCAGGGCCAACTAAAAATGACACAACATTCCGCGCAAGCTTCCCTTATGTGCAAACGCCATGGAGAGGCTTCGATTACACAAGGAAAGAAAGGTTCTAA
- a CDS encoding DUF4331 family protein, with protein MKKIITHIAAALVCLLVTQTTVMASSHREAPLISTDPLADNTDLYAFRSPTDSSKIILIANYIPFEHPAGGPNWYTFGENIRYEIHVDNNANTAGSDIIYRFTFSQVNQDSSTFFRIRLGKENWKTSYTLERSIDGGASFLPIITNGIVPPPNIGPRSIENATVGLGAPNYDSLMQRAIKMATTGEKVFAGPIDDPFFVDLGGAFDLGNFRQPGRDGLAKFNCHSLVIEVPISTLQKDNLPVTAATNILDDRFIIGVFASASRPQIYTFDSTGGNGTTSGNWVQVSRLGMPLTNEVVIPIGQKDKFNANTTRNDSQFHKFMKNPELALYMDDSQFGTAVPGLAQLRIQTNSLGQFDFRNGKKGLFPLKGSTAVQGTALDDAAFGNFLLPDSMSPRAVDILPIFTTGVPNLRPYQLATGKPRGNPLAEGKPFINNFLPTFGDMLRLNMAVPATPRNSPDFSSLGLVKAAVLGLTDNRFNQTMAIQNIPNMDGFPNGRRLEDDVTTIELQAVGGVVLAAIGLWYDDYNVNDPNASPVTPQLGSTLAFNAGVTQNDTTLKAAFPFVQGPWRGFVGASYQGDNPLPVNFVNFTAEKQQEDVMLRWQVNNEINNEYYHVEQSLDGRSYKQIGRVNAMAGTTNQYSHLHTNPARDKVNYYRLKQVDKDGRFTYSAIRAIRFSGKNLLTISPNPATDVIRVFASQNNMNIHILDENGKLLMSRKLMNGSVEVNLTGLPRGAYMIVAESNGVRIETRKIIKQ; from the coding sequence ATGAAAAAAATTATAACTCACATAGCAGCCGCTTTGGTTTGTTTACTTGTAACACAAACCACGGTAATGGCTTCTTCGCACCGCGAGGCGCCATTGATATCAACTGATCCGCTGGCCGATAATACAGACCTCTACGCATTTAGAAGTCCGACCGACTCCAGCAAGATCATTCTGATCGCCAATTACATTCCTTTTGAGCATCCTGCCGGTGGACCTAATTGGTACACCTTCGGAGAAAACATTAGGTACGAAATACATGTAGATAACAATGCAAATACGGCAGGGTCAGACATCATATATAGATTTACATTTTCACAGGTTAATCAAGATTCTTCTACCTTCTTTAGAATAAGATTGGGTAAGGAGAATTGGAAGACCTCTTATACGCTTGAACGCAGCATCGACGGTGGAGCCAGCTTTCTCCCGATCATAACAAATGGAATCGTTCCTCCGCCAAATATTGGTCCGCGTTCTATAGAAAATGCAACCGTTGGATTGGGTGCACCTAATTATGACTCGCTGATGCAGCGTGCAATTAAAATGGCAACAACCGGCGAAAAAGTATTTGCCGGTCCTATTGATGATCCATTTTTCGTAGATCTTGGTGGCGCTTTTGATCTTGGAAACTTCAGGCAGCCAGGTAGAGATGGGTTGGCAAAGTTCAACTGTCATTCCCTGGTTATTGAAGTTCCTATTTCAACGTTGCAGAAAGATAATCTACCTGTAACGGCAGCTACTAATATTCTTGATGACAGGTTTATCATAGGTGTATTTGCAAGTGCAAGTCGCCCACAGATCTACACCTTTGACTCTACTGGTGGGAATGGAACAACATCTGGAAATTGGGTACAGGTTTCGCGCCTTGGTATGCCACTTACCAACGAGGTTGTTATTCCTATTGGTCAGAAGGACAAGTTCAATGCGAACACGACCAGGAACGACAGCCAGTTCCATAAGTTCATGAAAAACCCTGAGCTTGCTTTGTACATGGATGACTCGCAATTTGGAACTGCTGTTCCGGGATTGGCCCAATTGCGTATTCAAACAAATTCGCTTGGCCAGTTTGACTTTAGAAATGGCAAGAAAGGATTGTTCCCATTGAAAGGATCTACAGCGGTACAGGGTACAGCACTTGACGATGCTGCTTTCGGTAATTTCCTTTTACCCGATAGCATGAGCCCAAGAGCAGTAGATATTTTACCCATATTTACTACTGGCGTTCCTAACCTAAGGCCGTACCAACTAGCAACAGGAAAGCCAAGAGGTAATCCACTGGCTGAGGGTAAGCCTTTCATCAACAACTTCCTTCCAACCTTTGGTGATATGCTACGCCTGAATATGGCGGTGCCTGCAACACCAAGGAACAGTCCTGACTTTAGCTCACTTGGTTTAGTTAAAGCTGCTGTGTTAGGATTAACAGACAATCGTTTCAACCAGACCATGGCAATACAGAACATACCAAACATGGATGGTTTTCCTAATGGAAGAAGATTAGAAGATGATGTAACTACCATTGAATTGCAGGCAGTAGGCGGCGTTGTACTTGCAGCCATCGGCTTATGGTATGACGACTACAATGTAAATGATCCTAATGCTAGCCCAGTTACTCCCCAGTTAGGAAGCACGTTAGCTTTTAATGCAGGCGTTACACAAAACGATACAACATTGAAAGCAGCCTTTCCTTTTGTTCAGGGTCCATGGAGAGGTTTCGTAGGCGCATCGTACCAGGGTGACAATCCACTGCCGGTGAACTTTGTAAACTTTACTGCTGAGAAACAACAAGAAGATGTGATGCTACGCTGGCAGGTAAACAACGAGATAAACAATGAATACTACCACGTAGAACAAAGCCTGGATGGCAGGTCATACAAGCAGATAGGCAGAGTGAATGCAATGGCTGGAACAACCAACCAGTACTCTCACCTGCACACAAATCCTGCTCGCGATAAAGTAAATTACTACAGGCTGAAGCAAGTAGATAAAGATGGCAGGTTCACATATTCTGCTATTCGTGCAATTAGGTTTAGCGGCAAAAACTTGCTTACTATTTCACCTAATCCTGCTACTGATGTTATAAGAGTTTTTGCATCGCAGAACAACATGAACATTCATATACTGGATGAAAATGGCAAACTGCTGATGTCGAGAAAACTAATGAACGGTTCGGTAGAAGTGAACTTAACAGGATTGCCTCGCGGAGCTTATATGATAGTAGCCGAAAGCAACGGCGTAAGAATAGAAACTAGAAAGATCATAAAGCAATAA
- a CDS encoding tetratricopeptide repeat protein: MRITLLLLFIVAITFIACQSSPVVTAGTSETETSIPALFERQGELAKAVEWPRTKEKVAELRQKIASDPTNIKPRLQIATIYITEARITGEHPYYYPAIDKILDDVIALDANSYEALVLKASVKLSQHKFKEALALANRAKAINPNEAYVYGILVDANVELGNYEEAINASDKMQALKPSLESYSRASYLREIFGDTEGAIDAMRLASQAGLPGSEPQCWSMKTLAELYVNANQLEKAEVEYQKILEMRPSYAFATAGLAKIEEKKKNYDKALQLLNEAAAVMPEYSFYEQMGDIYVLKGETGKAEASYAKVKEMLEEDAASGHLVDLDLAKLYVKMNKLDLAKKHVMNEYALRPNNIDVNKELAWIAFKENDLKRSKELIKVARRTGSKDPELVARAEMINGLRS; this comes from the coding sequence ATGCGTATAACATTACTCCTTCTATTTATTGTTGCTATCACTTTTATAGCATGTCAATCTTCGCCAGTAGTAACGGCGGGCACATCAGAAACTGAAACTTCTATTCCTGCTCTTTTTGAAAGACAAGGTGAACTGGCCAAGGCTGTAGAATGGCCCAGGACTAAAGAAAAAGTTGCAGAGCTTAGGCAGAAGATAGCATCAGATCCTACCAACATAAAGCCGCGCCTGCAGATCGCAACTATCTATATCACTGAAGCGCGCATCACAGGTGAGCATCCTTACTACTATCCGGCCATTGATAAAATATTGGACGATGTGATTGCGCTTGATGCCAATAGTTACGAGGCACTGGTGCTAAAGGCGTCAGTGAAATTGTCGCAGCATAAGTTTAAAGAAGCATTGGCACTGGCTAACCGCGCCAAAGCCATCAACCCAAATGAAGCATATGTATATGGCATATTGGTCGACGCTAATGTGGAGCTTGGTAATTATGAAGAGGCCATTAATGCTTCTGATAAAATGCAGGCTTTGAAACCTTCTTTAGAATCTTATTCAAGAGCATCGTACCTGCGCGAGATTTTTGGCGATACAGAAGGCGCTATAGATGCTATGCGTTTGGCCAGCCAGGCAGGTTTGCCAGGTTCTGAGCCGCAGTGCTGGAGCATGAAAACACTGGCTGAATTATACGTAAATGCCAACCAACTGGAAAAGGCTGAAGTGGAATATCAAAAGATTTTGGAGATGCGCCCAAGCTATGCATTTGCAACTGCAGGCCTTGCCAAAATAGAAGAGAAGAAAAAGAATTACGACAAAGCGTTGCAGTTGCTTAATGAAGCTGCTGCCGTTATGCCTGAATATTCTTTTTACGAGCAAATGGGAGATATATACGTACTAAAAGGTGAAACAGGTAAAGCAGAAGCAAGCTATGCAAAAGTAAAAGAGATGCTGGAAGAGGATGCAGCTTCAGGTCACCTTGTAGACCTGGACCTTGCAAAGCTTTATGTAAAAATGAACAAGCTTGATCTTGCGAAAAAGCATGTGATGAATGAGTATGCACTGCGCCCAAACAATATAGATGTGAACAAAGAATTGGCTTGGATCGCTTTCAAGGAGAATGACCTGAAGAGATCTAAAGAGCTGATTAAAGTTGCCCGCCGCACAGGTTCTAAAGATCCTGAACTGGTTGCCAGGGCAGAGATGATCAACGGGTTGAGATCATAG
- a CDS encoding LacI family DNA-binding transcriptional regulator produces the protein MKFEAVTIKDIARELGLSTSTVSRALRDSYEISNETKKVVLECAERLDYRPNPIALSLKEKRSRSIGVIVCEINNSFFSQAINGIESIAYSKGYNVIISQSHESYIREVSDLNYLASRSIDGLLISVSAETNSMEHLQKLHTRGLPIVFFDRINEELNTHKVIIDNFKAAYKATEHLVQQGFRQIACVVNSAHLSIAQDRIEGYKKALADNGLQVNPEHLHCCSPAADLHLEVEKGVNKFLELQQKPDAIVGLSDKITVGALKVLQTKKIRIPEEMGLVGFSNSDLTELLNPSLTIIRQPAFEMGEVATDLLLQLIESKRPTKDFNRQVLETELIIRDSTRRKS, from the coding sequence ATGAAGTTTGAAGCAGTTACAATTAAAGACATAGCAAGAGAATTAGGGTTATCAACTTCCACCGTTTCAAGAGCATTGCGCGATAGCTACGAGATAAGCAACGAAACAAAAAAGGTAGTGCTGGAATGTGCGGAGCGGTTAGATTACCGGCCTAATCCTATTGCATTAAGTTTAAAGGAAAAACGTAGCCGTTCTATTGGTGTTATAGTTTGCGAAATAAATAATTCCTTTTTCTCGCAAGCCATCAATGGTATAGAGTCTATTGCCTATAGCAAAGGCTACAACGTTATTATTTCTCAAAGCCATGAATCGTATATACGCGAAGTAAGTGATCTTAATTACCTCGCTTCCCGTTCTATTGATGGATTATTGATATCTGTTTCGGCTGAGACCAACAGCATGGAACACCTGCAAAAACTTCATACACGTGGTTTACCAATTGTTTTCTTCGATCGCATCAATGAAGAGCTAAACACGCACAAGGTCATCATCGACAATTTTAAAGCTGCTTACAAAGCCACCGAACACCTGGTACAACAAGGGTTCAGGCAAATAGCCTGCGTGGTCAATTCAGCACATCTTAGCATTGCACAGGATAGGATAGAAGGATATAAAAAAGCACTTGCAGATAATGGACTACAGGTAAATCCTGAACACCTGCATTGCTGTAGTCCTGCGGCTGATCTTCACCTGGAGGTAGAAAAAGGGGTAAACAAATTTTTGGAACTGCAACAGAAGCCCGATGCCATTGTTGGTCTTAGTGATAAAATAACCGTGGGTGCTTTAAAAGTTTTGCAGACTAAAAAGATCAGGATACCAGAGGAGATGGGCCTGGTAGGTTTCTCAAATTCTGATCTAACTGAATTGCTCAACCCGTCGCTTACCATCATCCGCCAGCCGGCTTTTGAAATGGGTGAAGTAGCTACCGACCTGCTGCTTCAACTGATAGAGAGCAAACGGCCTACAAAAGATTTCAACCGCCAGGTGCTGGAGACAGAACTGATCATCCGCGACTCTACACGCAGGAAAAGCTAG
- a CDS encoding Gfo/Idh/MocA family oxidoreductase, translating into MQSPIITALCSYGMSGKVFHAPLLHYHQGFQLHGVYERSADNARLDYLGITRYTSLEDMLADEAIELVVVNTPNSSHYEYTKKALQANKHVVVEKPFVATVAQANEINELAFANGKKLAVYHNRRYDSDFLTVKKIIEEKRIGDVVEAEFHFDRFKQEISPKQHKETPGDATGIVYDLGSHIIDQALYLFGMPEAVFADIFIMRPISKVDDYFEILLYYPGKRVRLKGGYQVKHPVPSFIVHGTLGSFLKERADVQEANLQAGLYKGPEGWGAEPASAKGILNTIADGKETLQQVETLTGNYTLFYDKIFEAIRNDAPVPVSAEEGKNVIAIIEAAFKSSNERRVITL; encoded by the coding sequence CTACCACCAGGGGTTCCAACTTCATGGTGTTTATGAACGTAGTGCTGATAATGCGCGGCTGGATTATCTTGGTATTACTCGCTATACTTCGCTGGAGGATATGCTGGCAGACGAAGCCATAGAACTGGTAGTGGTAAATACGCCAAACAGCAGCCACTACGAGTACACAAAAAAGGCACTGCAGGCTAACAAACATGTGGTGGTGGAAAAACCATTTGTAGCTACTGTAGCACAAGCAAATGAAATTAATGAGCTAGCATTTGCCAACGGTAAAAAATTAGCTGTGTACCACAACAGGCGGTACGACAGTGATTTTTTGACTGTAAAAAAAATCATAGAAGAGAAACGTATTGGTGATGTAGTGGAAGCAGAATTCCACTTCGACAGGTTTAAGCAAGAAATAAGTCCAAAACAACACAAAGAAACGCCAGGCGATGCTACGGGTATTGTATACGATCTTGGTTCGCACATTATTGACCAGGCACTTTACTTGTTTGGTATGCCTGAAGCTGTGTTTGCTGATATATTCATCATGCGGCCCATTTCTAAAGTGGATGATTATTTTGAGATACTGCTGTATTACCCGGGTAAGCGCGTACGATTGAAAGGTGGTTACCAGGTAAAGCATCCTGTGCCTTCTTTCATTGTTCATGGTACATTGGGTAGTTTCTTAAAAGAAAGAGCAGATGTGCAGGAAGCCAATTTGCAAGCCGGCTTGTACAAAGGACCGGAAGGTTGGGGAGCAGAGCCTGCATCAGCTAAAGGCATACTAAATACAATAGCCGACGGTAAAGAAACACTGCAACAAGTGGAAACGCTCACTGGCAACTATACCTTGTTCTACGATAAAATCTTTGAAGCAATCAGGAATGATGCACCTGTACCTGTATCTGCCGAAGAGGGGAAAAATGTAATAGCCATCATTGAAGCGGCCTTCAAAAGCAGCAACGAAAGAAGAGTGATCACGCTTTAG